The Aerosakkonema funiforme FACHB-1375 genome has a segment encoding these proteins:
- the nirB gene encoding nitrite reductase large subunit NirB yields MIAKKNLIVIGNGMVGHKFLELAIASCATQKWNLITFCEEPRVAYDRVNLSSFFSGKTAADLSLVEPGLYQENGIQIHIGDKAVAINREEKTVTSANGVTLPYDKIVLATGSYPFVPPIKGNKATGTFVYRTIEDLEAMSAYAKNCKVGVVVGGGLLGLEAANALQNLGLKTHIVEFAPRLMPVQIDDIGGAILRNKIEELGISVHTNKSTTQIVSENGKLVKMLFADGTELETDTIVFSAGIRPRDELARQCGLTIGERGGIIINDYCQTSDPDIYAIGECALHQNRIYGLVAPGYTMAGVVADIFNNIATSKFTGADMSTKLKLLGVDVASFGDAFARTPDAKEIAIADNVRGIYKKLVLNEDGTRLLGGILIGDASAYGTLLQFVQNGITLPPHPEDLLMPPREGKSTVAAMGVESLPDTAQICSCNNVSKAQICTAIRENKLTDIGSVKKCTKAGTGCGGCVPLVTDILKSEMKKAGLVVKNHLCEHFPYSRQELYHLLRFHQIKTFDELLQHHGKGLGCEICKPAVASMLASTWNDHVLTPTHVSLQDTNDYYLANIQRDGTYSVVPRVPGGEITPEKLIALGEVAKEFNLYTKITGGQRIDLFGARVDQLPLIWQKLVDAGFESGHAYGKALRTVKSCVGSTWCRFGVQDSVGLAVELELRYRGLRSPHKLKSAVSGCTRECAEAQSKDFGIIATEKGWNLYVCGNGGMKPQHAQLLAADIDKETLIKYIDRFLVFYIRTADRLERTATWFNKLEGGIEYLKQVIIEDSLGIGAELEAQMEYLVKTYQCEWKATIEDPEKLQRFRHFVNSDEPDPSLAYVEERGQKRPAKEHEKALV; encoded by the coding sequence TCGGCGATAAAGCAGTTGCCATTAACAGGGAAGAAAAAACCGTCACCTCTGCCAATGGGGTAACACTTCCCTACGACAAAATTGTCTTGGCAACAGGTTCCTATCCCTTCGTACCGCCGATTAAAGGAAATAAGGCTACAGGAACTTTCGTTTATCGGACAATAGAAGACCTTGAAGCGATGTCCGCCTACGCCAAAAACTGCAAAGTAGGCGTAGTTGTAGGCGGAGGATTATTAGGATTAGAAGCAGCCAACGCACTCCAAAACCTGGGATTAAAAACCCACATCGTTGAATTTGCACCTCGCCTCATGCCAGTGCAAATAGATGATATCGGTGGTGCTATCCTTCGCAATAAAATAGAAGAACTGGGAATATCCGTTCATACCAATAAATCGACAACGCAAATCGTCAGCGAAAACGGTAAACTCGTCAAAATGCTATTCGCTGATGGCACCGAATTAGAAACAGACACGATCGTTTTCTCCGCCGGCATTCGTCCCCGTGACGAACTCGCCAGACAATGCGGATTGACAATCGGAGAAAGAGGCGGAATAATCATCAACGATTATTGCCAAACTTCAGATCCAGATATTTACGCTATTGGAGAATGCGCTCTTCATCAGAATCGCATCTACGGCTTAGTAGCACCTGGCTACACAATGGCAGGAGTCGTAGCAGATATTTTCAACAATATCGCGACCAGCAAATTTACTGGCGCGGATATGTCCACCAAACTGAAATTACTGGGAGTGGACGTAGCCAGCTTCGGAGATGCTTTTGCCAGAACACCCGATGCTAAAGAAATTGCGATCGCCGATAACGTTCGAGGTATCTACAAAAAACTGGTACTCAATGAAGATGGCACTCGTTTGTTAGGCGGAATTCTCATCGGCGATGCTTCTGCTTACGGTACTCTGCTGCAATTTGTGCAAAACGGCATAACTTTGCCACCCCATCCCGAAGATTTGCTAATGCCACCACGAGAAGGTAAATCAACAGTCGCCGCGATGGGAGTAGAAAGTTTGCCGGATACAGCCCAAATTTGCTCGTGCAATAATGTCAGCAAAGCACAAATTTGTACTGCTATTCGCGAAAACAAACTCACCGATATCGGCAGCGTCAAAAAATGCACCAAAGCGGGAACAGGTTGCGGCGGTTGTGTACCGTTGGTAACGGATATCCTCAAGTCGGAGATGAAGAAAGCCGGATTGGTGGTGAAGAATCATCTCTGCGAACACTTCCCCTATTCCCGTCAAGAACTCTATCATTTGTTGCGATTCCACCAAATCAAGACATTTGATGAGTTACTCCAACATCACGGTAAGGGATTGGGTTGCGAAATTTGCAAACCTGCCGTCGCTTCCATGCTTGCTTCTACTTGGAACGATCATGTTTTGACTCCCACTCACGTCAGTTTGCAAGATACCAATGATTACTATCTGGCAAACATTCAGCGGGATGGTACATACTCGGTAGTTCCCAGAGTACCGGGGGGCGAAATTACGCCAGAAAAACTGATTGCTTTGGGAGAAGTTGCCAAGGAGTTCAATCTTTACACTAAAATTACTGGCGGACAGCGCATCGATTTGTTTGGTGCGCGTGTGGATCAATTACCGTTAATTTGGCAGAAATTAGTAGATGCGGGATTTGAATCCGGACACGCTTATGGCAAGGCGTTGCGAACAGTAAAATCTTGTGTGGGTAGTACTTGGTGTCGTTTTGGCGTGCAAGATTCTGTTGGTTTGGCAGTAGAATTAGAACTGCGCTATCGCGGTTTGAGATCTCCTCACAAACTAAAATCTGCTGTTTCTGGTTGCACCCGCGAATGTGCGGAAGCTCAAAGTAAAGACTTTGGGATAATTGCTACAGAAAAAGGTTGGAATTTGTACGTCTGCGGTAACGGTGGTATGAAGCCGCAACACGCGCAATTACTAGCAGCAGATATTGACAAAGAAACGCTGATTAAGTACATCGATCGCTTCTTAGTTTTCTACATCCGCACTGCTGACAGATTGGAACGCACTGCTACTTGGTTTAACAAACTGGAAGGTGGCATCGAATATTTGAAACAGGTAATTATCGAAGATTCTCTCGGCATTGGTGCTGAGTTAGAAGCACAAATGGAATACCTTGTCAAGACCTACCAGTGCGAATGGAAAGCGACTATTGAAGACCCGGAAAAACTTCAGCGCTTCCGTCACTTTGTCAATTCCGACGAACCAGACCCCAGTCTGGCTTATGTCGAAGAACGGGGTCAAAAACGTCCGGCGAAGGAACACGAGAAAGCCTTGGTTTAA
- the cutA gene encoding divalent-cation tolerance protein CutA yields the protein MKLYYITLNTSDEARQISQALLQQQLAVCTNWFPITCAYRWEGKIVEEPETVLIVKTQSGYREAIEEVIRQHISYTNLIAEISPESINEGFFNWLNAEVLLK from the coding sequence ATGAAACTATACTACATTACCCTCAACACCTCAGACGAAGCGCGTCAGATCAGTCAGGCATTGCTTCAGCAACAGTTAGCTGTCTGTACGAATTGGTTTCCCATCACTTGTGCTTATCGTTGGGAAGGCAAAATCGTCGAAGAACCAGAAACAGTGCTGATTGTTAAAACTCAATCCGGCTATCGAGAAGCGATCGAAGAGGTAATCCGCCAGCACATCAGCTATACCAATTTAATCGCTGAAATCTCTCCTGAGTCAATCAATGAAGGCTTTTTCAATTGGTTGAACGCAGAAGTACTGCTGAAATAA
- a CDS encoding transaldolase family protein — translation MTIYLDSAIISEAQTAKELGWVKGITTNPTLLSKTDLPVETTLKELAKLTNGPVFYQLISSELDEMVKEGRKAFEIIGYQTVLKIPATIVGFQAVTRLSPEINCSVTAIYSPAQAAVAKEAGAKYAIAYVNRATKLLGDGIALVREMASVLANSSTEILAASIKSPEEAAASLQAGAHHLTLPLSMLQAMATDRLSLQTVEDFNKNGRGISY, via the coding sequence ATGACCATTTATCTCGATTCCGCAATTATTTCAGAAGCCCAAACCGCTAAAGAGTTGGGCTGGGTAAAAGGAATTACCACTAACCCAACTCTTTTATCCAAAACCGATTTACCAGTTGAAACGACACTCAAGGAACTAGCTAAATTAACGAATGGCCCAGTTTTTTACCAGCTAATATCGTCGGAACTGGATGAAATGGTTAAGGAAGGTCGCAAGGCTTTTGAGATTATCGGTTATCAAACGGTGCTGAAAATTCCGGCTACAATAGTTGGCTTTCAAGCTGTTACTCGCCTCTCTCCGGAAATAAACTGTTCGGTGACAGCAATTTACAGTCCGGCACAAGCGGCTGTGGCAAAAGAGGCGGGAGCAAAATATGCGATCGCCTACGTTAACCGCGCTACCAAACTACTAGGTGATGGCATTGCGTTAGTGCGAGAAATGGCAAGCGTTTTGGCAAACAGCAGCACGGAAATTCTCGCCGCCAGCATCAAATCGCCAGAAGAAGCCGCCGCATCTCTACAAGCAGGGGCGCATCATCTCACGCTTCCCTTGAGTATGTTGCAGGCAATGGCAACCGATCGACTTTCACTGCAAACTGTTGAGGATTTCAACAAAAACGGACGCGGCATTAGTTATTAA